Proteins found in one Puntigrus tetrazona isolate hp1 unplaced genomic scaffold, ASM1883169v1 S000000148, whole genome shotgun sequence genomic segment:
- the sall4 gene encoding sal-like protein 4 — MSRRKQSKPQHINSDEPASAENGILHNGQGEEDGNLAKRRRSEETRVCDKCCAEFFNDAEFLEHERNCTKSQQVVIMKDSDGNEVPPEFSQHSQSDFLGDNGDQSTSNSHSKHSADSEEMMEGELMLNQDDPSNQDQDASVSSETGYMVSSKLQDSNVTLESMAATKVAVTQHSSSSSNQKSPPPQPHQDALLAIPMILEQLVSLQQQQLQQIQLTEQIRLQVAMMTPQSFHSALGAAVDPLKALGAHLSQQLSAAAALIGKRTGSQNLSLEALKQAKLPQSATIPTSLAGGLGSVPLKADLKGLPDLASRLPALLPQSPGVMGLQSPFSTLAASVDPSKKAKNKIPAVPESKNGLGEHMFKHKCKFCGKTFGNDSALQIHLRSHTGERPYKCNICGNRFTTKGNLKVHFQRHKEKYPHIKMNPHPVPEHLDNMPTNNGIPYGMSVPIDESNFADTKPVLGLPSTGLHPPVLQGFKSSYDVPVGGDLYSQRPSSSGSDGASISSGMFGPEMTGLDQSKDSSDSLAGLHHITGNGLPGENGSGTAKLQQMVDGLEKKTNDPNECVICHRVLSCQSSLKMHYRTHTGERPYKCKICGRAFSTKGNLKAHYGVHRANTPLKMQHSCPICHKKFTNAVVLQQHIRMHMGGQIPNTPLPENQFESPEALDASMTEDKNIDSTGHEESMEEQDFDLDNQEKLNNSTEPQPGAKEDFPPSMFTGIAALENHMKSLTSALNLQRQSSTASESDGGLKDSPSGSGEMDYKNGRSPPVSDSMSFHSSSPIDGPLSNGQSKSPESTNPDDALKSRPDSDAPQDFGENSGALDLTSSFTPKQIKEEPGLSFSSGEYGSSQLPFMRVPPSLVKLEMQIPPETPMGAHGLYSSQLPQGAATPPATSSAPRRSTKQHLCNACGKNFSSASALQIHERTHTGEKPFACTICGRAFTTKGNLKVHVGTHMWNNTARRGQRLSLDNPMALMAMGAESKMKPDMLPPPKDLIPPPINFDPSMWNQYAAAFTNGLTMKANEISVIQNGGIPLPGSLAGGPLVGSTGGITNMETSQMGIPGTIAEMEKNGSDNIAKFPHFMEEGKVN; from the exons ATGTCGCGGCGCAAGCAGTCCAAACCACAGCATATCAATTCAGACGAGCCCGCTTCGGCAGAAAACG GGATCTTGCACAACGGTCAAGGTGAGGAGGATGGAAACCTGGCTAAGAGACGACGGTCAGAGGAGACGAGGGTTTGCGACAAATGTTGCGCCGAGTTCTTCAATGATGCAGAGTTTCTTGAACATGAGAGAAATTGCACCAAGAGTCAGCAAGTCGTGATCATGAAAGACAGCGACGGGAATGAAGTGCCCCCAGAGTTCTCCCAGCATTCTCAGAGTGATTTCCTGGGTGATAATGGGGATCAGTCGACCAGTAATTCACATTCAAAGCACAGTGCAGATTCTGAGGAGATGATGGAAGGAGAGCTCATGCTGAACCAGGATGACCCCTCAAATCAAGATCAAGATGCGTCTGTCAGTTCAGAGACGGGGTATATGGTATCTTCCAAGCTGCAAGACTCTAATGTGACTCTTGAGTCCATGGCTGCTACTAAAGTTGCTGTAACGCAACACTCATCCAGTTCGTCCAATCAGAAGTCTCCACCCCCGCAACCACACCAAGATGCCCTTCTTGCAATCCCCATGATCCTGGAGCAGCTGGTCAGTCTCCAGCAGCAGCAATTGCAGCAGATCCAGCTAACTGAGCAGATACGCCTCCAAGTGGCCATGATGACGCCTCAGAGTTTCCACTCCGCGCTGGGCGCTGCTGTAGATCCACTGAAAGCATTGGGTGCGCATCTATCACAGCAGCTTTCGGCCGCAGCTGCCCTCATTGGCAAACGGACGGGCTCCCAGAACTTGTCCTTGGAGGCCTTAAAACAAGCAAAGCTACCTCAGTCCGCCACGATCCCCACATCTCTCGCCGGAGGTTTGGGCTCAGTGCCCTTAAAAGCAGACTTGAAAGGACTCCCCGATTTAGCTAGTCGGCTTCCAGCGCTCCTTCCTCAATCTCCAGGAGTCATGGGATTGCAGAGTCCCTTCAGTACCCTTGCAGCGAGCGTGGATCCCTCTAAAAAGGCCAAAAACAAGATCCCTGCCGTGCCGGAGTCTAAAAATGGCTTGGGCGAACACATGTTCAAGCACAAATGCAAGTTCTGTGGGAAGACATTTGGAAATGACAGCGCTCTCCAAATCCACTTGCGCTCACACACCGGCGAAAGGCCCTATAAATGTAACATCTGTGGAAACCGCTTCACAACCAAAGGGAACCTCAAAGTGCATTTCCAGAGGCACAAAGAAAAATACCCGCACATTAAGATGAATCCACATCCAGTACCAGAACACCTGGACAACATGCCAACAAACAATGGCATCCCTTACGGCATGTCTGTGCCTATAGATGAGAGCAATTTTGCTGACACCAAACCAGTGCTGGGGCTTCCCTCGACGGGTCTCCATCCACCAGTGCTCCAAGGATTCAAGTCCTCCTATGATGTTCCAGTAGGTGGGGACCTCTACTCCCAGAGGCCTTCTTCATCTGGCAGCGACGGTGCATCCATTTCTTCTGGCATGTTTGGTCCAGAGATGACGGGACTGGATCAAAGCAAAGATTCCTCCGATTCGCTGGCTGGATTGCACCACATAACTGGTAATGGTCTACCTGGCGAAAATGGATCTGGTACTGCAAAGCTTCAGCAGATGGTGGATGGCTTGGAGAAGAAGACAAATGATCCTAATGAGTGTGTCATTTGCCATAGAGTCCTGAGCTGCCAAAGTTCCCTCAAAATGCATTACCGCACGCACACCGGTGAGCGACCGTACAAATGCAAAATCTGTGGCAGGGCTTTCTCAACCAAGGGCAACCTTAAAGCTCATTATGGCGTTCACAGGGCCAACACTCCCCTTAAGATGCAACACTCGTGCCCGATCTGTCATAAGAAGTTCACCAATGCCGTCGTCCTCCAGCAGCATATTCGCATGCACATGGGTGGCCAGATTCCCAACACCCCCCTGCCAGAGAATCAGTTTGAAAGCCCTGAAGCGCTGGATGCTAGCATGACTGAGGATAAGAACATTGACTCCACTGGCCACGAAGAGAGTATGGAAGAGCAAGACTTTGATTTGGACAATCAGGAGAAGCTGAACAATTCTACAGAGCCCCAACCCGGCGCCAAAGAAGATTTCCCACCTTCTATGTTTACAGGCATTGCTGCCCTGGAGAACCACATGAAGAGCCTCACCTCTGCACTGAACCTGCAGCGACAAAGCAGCACGGCTTCTGAGAGCGATGGCGGGCTGAAAGATTCTCCTTCAGGGTCCGGAGAAATGGATTACAAGAACGGCCGCAGCCCGCCTGTGTCAGATTCCATGTCTTTTCACTCATCGTCCCCTATAGACGGCCCCCTGAGTAACGGACAGTCAAAGTCACCAGAATCCACAAACCCAGATGATGCACTCAAATCCAGACCGGACTCCGATGCACCTCAAGATTTTGGCGAAAACAGTGGAGCGCTGGACTTGACGTCAAGTTTTACTCCGAAACAAATTAAAGAGGAGCCAGGCTTGTCCTTCTCCAGTGGTGAATATG GTTCTAGTCAGTTGCCATTCATGAGGGTGCCTCCGAGTCTGGTCAAACTGGAGATGCAGATTCCTCCGGAGACTCCCATGGGTGCTCACGGTCTGTACAGCTCCCAGCTCCCCCAAGGAGCTGCCACTCCTCCTGCTACTTCTAGTGCTCCTCGTCGCTCCACCAAGCAACATCTCTGCAACGCCTGTGGGAAGAACTTTTCATCCGCCAGCGCCCTGCAGATCCATGAACGTACACACACGGGCGAGAAGCCGTTCGCTTGCACAATTTGTGGCAGGGCTTTCACAACAAAGGGAAACCTTAAG GTGCATGTTGGGACCCACATGTGGAATAACACTGCAAGGCGAGGTCAACGTCTCTCGTTGGATAACCCAATGGCTTTGATGGCCATGGGCGCAGAGTCCAAGATGAAACCAGACATGCTGCCGCCCCCAAAGGATTTGATTCCCCCGCCGATCAATTTCGACCCGTCGATGTGGAACCAGTACGCTGCTGCATTCACAAACGGGCTGACCATGAAGGCCAATGAGATTTCGGTCATCCAAAATGGTGGCATCCCTCTCCCGGGAAGTCTCGCTGGTGGTCCTTTAGTGGGTTCTACTGGAGGAATAACCAACATGGAGACCTCTCAGATGGGCATCCCTGGCACAATtgcagaaatggaaaaaaatggctCTGACAACATAGCAAAGTTTCCACATTTTATGGAGGAGGGTAAAGTGAATTAG